From the Daucus carota subsp. sativus chromosome 8, DH1 v3.0, whole genome shotgun sequence genome, one window contains:
- the LOC108198133 gene encoding pelargonidin 3-O-(6-caffeoylglucoside) 5-O-(6-O-malonylglucoside) 4'''-malonyltransferase, protein MKVEVLSRELIKPYISTPSNLQHYRISLLDELSPTMNIPTILYYTDIQSSNHLKISLAKVLTRFYPLAGRYVKEACMVDCSDQGAEFVEAKVDIRIEDLISQGKDLKVELLNLLIPRPIGAVDEVSDPLLAIQVSTFACGGLAIGLMSSHRVADMATTSNFITEWALHAKIHGREDCLSMSPRWNSGLLFPGKHFAPLHLGLSRSEEKFEVHKVITKVFHFSKSAISRIQEKARGNSLSEKLPTRVQCVVGLLGKAIIDSHVANPANPREFLMSQILNLRGRTIPPLRKSQCGNLYLTAFVESVAGEGGVEFQSLVDMLSTSVKSGIEECKDALSTGEEGQMMVAKNFHDFKDSITNPGSFCAGCFSDLSKFPFYEADFGWGKPVWVSMANIPVSHGCFLLADESGQGMEAWIGLNVNDMSKLEMDGNIMEFTTQGMGRID, encoded by the coding sequence ATGAAAGTTGAAGTCCTGTCAAGAGAGCTCATAAAACCATATATATCTACTCCATCCAATTTACAACACTACCGCATATCATTACTAGATGAGCTTTCCCCAACGATGAATATTCCCACAATTTTATACTACACTGATATTCAGAGTAGTAACCACTTGAAAATTTCACTAGCAAAGGTTTTGACTAGATTCTACCCTTTAGCAGGAAGATACGTGAAGGAGGCTTGCATGGTTGATTGTAGTGACCAAGGTGCTGAATTTGTGGAAGCCAAGGTTGACATTCGAATCGAGGATCTTATCAGCCAAGGGAAGGATTTGAAGGTTGAGCTGCTTAATTTGTTGATTCCTCGTCCAATTGGTGCAGTTGATGAGGTTAGTGATCCTTTGCTTGCTATACAAGTAAGTACATTTGCCTGCGGCGGGCTTGCCATTGGGCTGATGAGTTCTCACCGCGTTGCTGACATGGCAACCACCAGCAATTTCATTACTGAGTGGGCACTTCATGCAAAGATACATGGTCGTGAAGATTGCTTGTCAATGTCACCGAGATGGAACTCAGGCCTGTTGTTCCCGGGAAAACACTTTGCTCCACTTCATTTAGGTCTTTCCAGGTCCGAGGAAAAATTCGAGGTTCATAAGGTTATTACAAAGGTGTTTCACTTTAGCAAGAGCGCGATTTCAAGAATTCAAGAGAAGGCTAGAGGAAACAGCTTGAGTGAGAAGCTGCCAACAAGGGTGCAATGTGTGGTAGGACTACTAGGGAAAGCTATTATCGATTCGCATGTTGCTAATCCTGCAAACCCTAGAGAGTTCTTGATGTCTCAGATACTGAATTTGAGGGGAAGAACGATTCCTCCACTGCGAAAAAGCCAGTGTGGGAATCTCTACTTAACTGCTTTCGTTGAATCCGTTGCAGGTGAAGGAGGGGTGGAATTTCAAAGCCTTGTCGATATGCTTTCAACGTCTGTGAAGAGTGGAATAGAGGAATGTAAAGATGCACTCTCAACTGGGGAAGAAGGACAAATGATGGTAGCTAAAAATTTCCATGATTTCAAAGATTCTATAACGAACCCCGGAAGTTTTTGTGCGGGTTGTTTTAGTGACTTGTCGAAATTTCCATTTTACGAAGCTGATTTCGGGTGGGGGAAGCCTGTGTGGGTGAGTATGGCCAACATTCCGGTGAGTCATGGGTGTTTTCTGTTGGCTGACGAATCAGGCCAAGGGATGGAAGCATGGATAGGTTTGAATGTGAATGACATGTCTAAGTTGGAAATGGATGGCAACATTATGGAATTTACTACTCAGGGAATGGGCAGAATTGACTAA
- the LOC108197824 gene encoding probable LRR receptor-like serine/threonine-protein kinase At5g59680 yields MLVAKYCLVLTLILTCSLDSLHLVHAQDDNPPGFVSIDCGLPEGSESRVSSTGIYYKSDANLIDSGVSESLLPSYLGNTVETYLSTVRSFPQGKKNCYTIQPSPGKGRKYLIRASFMYGNYDSLDQLPTFDLNLGTDTWSTIVFQDSYSVVRKEIIHVLSSDYVNICLIKTGTSTPFISALELRPLNSSMYPIDSGSLLTFQHIDCDSTRSNTVIRYPNDIYDRRWMPFNWTNTKVSTSLDIANKNEYLVPMEVLRTASRAQNINETFQFYWDTTNTSEEFYMYMHFVEVEKLQAGQSREFNIYINGLLWYAQLVPKYLNVNTIYSRGPKTGDTRYRVEINKTESSTLPPIISGYEIYTAKKFSNLGTNETDVAAIRNIKLTYQVRRDWQGDPCEPEDFLWDGLECSYHSSDHSARIISLNLSASGLTGDIVPSLANLTQLKTLDLSNNNLSGQVPEFLSEMPLSVLNLKGNNFTGPFPAQLLENKRKGILALSFDGPGNGTSRELCGRESCKNKGNNSTPAVAGAVVGSALFLAAILFGTWLLRRRALRVARKLGNQDQGNSGYLDKKKRQYTYAEVLNITGNFKRVLGNGGFGTVYHGHVGDTQVAVKMLSPTSTQGYKEFQAEASLLLSVSHKNLTSLVGYCNEGMNMGIIYEYMANRSLDEHLSGKNSGILRWETRLQIALDAAQGLEYLHHGCKPAIIHRDVKPSNILLNERFQAKLADFGLSRAYPVDGGTHVTTIVAGTPGYLDPNYNTSNRLTEKSDVFSFGVVLLVMITGRPQILTTEDRIHIAQWVDSIVQYGDVQQVVDPRFNRNYNVNSVWKAVELAMTCASRISSRRPTMNTVVMELKECLALEIGSHDADPNNSIEIVQIDPESSLVPGPR; encoded by the exons ATGTTAGTAGCAAAATACTGTTTAGTGTTGACACTTATTTTGACATGCTCTCTGGATTCTTTACATCTTGTTCATGCACAGGATGATAATCCACCAG GCTTTGTGAGCATAGATTGTGGATTGCCTGAAGGTTCTGAATCGAGGGTAAGTAGTACCGGAATATACTACAAGTCCGACGCAAACTTGATTGACAGCGGTGTGAGTGAGAGTTTATTACCTTCCTACCTTGGGAACACGGTGGAAACATACTTGTCTACTGTTAGAAGCTTTCCGCAAGGGAAGAAAAACTGTTACACCATTCAACCTTCACCGGGGAAAGGTAGGAAGTATCTGATAAGAGCAAGTTTCATGTACGGGAACTATGATTCTTTAGACCAATTGCCAACATTTGATCTCAATCTGGGAACAGACACTTGGAGCACAATTGTATTTCAAGATAGTTATAGTGTTGTGAGAAAAGAGATAATCCATGTTCTGTCTTCAGATTATGTAAATATCTGTCTTATAAAGACAGGTACCTCGACACCCTTCATCTCTGCACTCGAGTTGAGGCCTCTCAATAGCTCCATGTATCCAATTGATTCTGGATCATTGCTAACCTTTCAACACATAGACTGTGACTCCACAAGGAGCAATACAGTTATCAG GTACCCAAATGACATTTATGATCGAAGATGGATGCCCTTTAACTGGACGAATACAAAAGTAAGCACTTCCTTAGACATTGCTAATAAAAATGAATACCTAGTTCCGATGGAGGTATTGAGGACTGCAAGCAGAGCACAAAACATCAATGAAACCTTCCAGTTCTATTGGGACACGACAAACACCAGTGAAGAATTCTATATGTACATGCACTTTGTTGAAGTGGAAAAGCTTCAAGCCGGTCAATCTAGAGAATTCAACATCTACATAAATGGATTACTGTGGTATGCTCAATTGGTTCCAAAGTATCTAAATGTGAATACCATTTACTCCAGAGGCCCAAAGACAGGTGATACCAGGTACAGAGTTGAAATCAACAAAACAGAAAGTTCAACGCTTCCACCCATTATAAGTGGCTATGAGATTTATACAGCAAAGAAATTTTCGAACCTTGGAACAAATGAAACAGATG TTGCTGCCATCCGTAACATCAAGTTAACATACCAAGTGAGAAGAGACTGGCAAGGAGATCCATGTGAACCAGAAGACTTTCTTTGGGATGGTCTTGAATGCAGCTACCATAGTTCTGATCACTCCGCCAGGATAATATCATT GAACTTGTCCGCAAGTGGACTAACTGGTGACATAGTTCCTTCTCTAGCCAATCTCACACAACTAAAAACGTT GGATCTGTCCAACAATAATTTAAGCGGGCAAGTGCCGGAATTTTTGTCAGAAATGCCTCTAAGTGTCCT GAATTTAAAAGGAAATAACTTTACAGGACCATTCCCAGCTCAACTTCTAGAAAATAAAAGGAAAGGGATACTGGCATTGAG TTTTGACGGTCCGGGAAATGGTACAAGTAGAGAACTGTGTGGGAGGGAATCCTGTAAAAATAAAGGCAATAATTCAACCCCTGCAGTAGCTGGAGCTGTAGTTGGTTCAGCTTTATTCTTGGCAGCGATATTGTTTGGTACATGGTTATTGAGAAGGAGAGCATTACGAG TAGCTAGAAAATTGGGTAATCAAGACCAAGGGAATAGTGGTTACCTAGACAAAAAGAAGAGACAATATACGTACGCTGAGGTCTTGAACATCACTGGAAACTTCAAGAGAGTGCTCGGAAATGGTGGTTTTGGCACAGTGTACCATGGCCATGTAGGTGATACTCAAGTTGCTGTCAAGATGCTCTCTCCGACATCAACTCAAGGCTACAAAGAGTTCCAAGCAGAG GCCAGCCTTCTGCTGAGCGTTTCCCATAAGAACTTAACCTCTCTGGTTGGTTACTGCAATGAGGGCATGAACATGGGAATCATTTACGAGTACATGGCTAACAGAAGCTTAGATGAGCATCTATCAG GAAAAAACTCTGGTATTTTGAGGTGGGAAACTAGATTGCAGATAGCACTTGATGCAGCACAAG GTCTGGAGTATTTGCACCATGGATGCAAACCAGCAATCATCCACAGAGATGTAAAACCGAGCAATATATTATTGAATGAACGATTCCAAGCAAAGTTGGCTGATTTTGGGCTGTCTAGAGCTTACCCAGTAGACGGTGGCACTCATGTCACCACGATTGTTGCTGGCACTCCTGGTTACCTTGACCCAAA TTATAACACTTCAAATAGGCTAACAGAAAAAAGTGATGTGTTCAGTTTTGGGGTTGTTCTACTTGTGATGATAACCGGACGACCACAAATATTAACAACTGAAGACAGGATCCACATTGCGCAATGGGTTGACTCCATTGTTCAATATGGTGATGTACAACAGGTTGTAGACCCGAGATTCAACCGAAATTATAATGTGAACTCTGTGTGGAAAGCAGTAGAATTAGCAATGACATGCGCATCGAGAATTTCATCAAGAAGGCCAACCATGAATACTGTGGTGATGGAATTAAAGGAGTGCTTGGCACTAGAGATTGGTAGTCATGATGCAGATCCAAACAATTCAATTGAAATAGTCCAAATAGATCCAGAGAGCTCTTTGGTACCGGGACCTAGGTAG